The Rhopalosiphum maidis isolate BTI-1 chromosome 1, ASM367621v3, whole genome shotgun sequence genome has a segment encoding these proteins:
- the LOC113559044 gene encoding uncharacterized protein LOC113559044, producing MIQKCDLDVCTMSTQFKVTIPALAIKTDYTLKGIVDNSPVIGAGNMTIAVNTLYINVETFLDCNMVIFSEGDCRLSNRNKTLDVSLESVLVSMTGIHYKNLTKSKIDEGINAFIDAYIKSDQSGLVEKITGLLVSYKNEMLKRMKIDYNNVSEEKYG from the exons ATGATACAAAAATGTGATCTTGATGTGTGCACCATGTCAACTCAATTTAAAGTCACCATACCGGCATTGGCAATTAAAACCGACTATACATTGAAGGGGATTGTCGACAATTCTCCCGTTATTGGTGCCGGTAACATGAC CATTGCTGTTAATACGTTGTATATTAATGTCGAGACGTTTTTGGACTGTAACATGGTTATCTTTTCGGAAGGAGATTGTCGGCTCAGCAACAGAAACAAAACATTAGACGTATCCTTGGAAAGCGTTTTG GTGAGCATGACCGGTATCCACTACAagaatttaacaaaatcaaaaatcgacGAAGGAATCAATGCCTTTATTGATGCCTACATCAAATCCGATCAAAGCGGATTAGTTGAGAAAATCACAGGACTGCTGGTTTCTTACAAAAATGAGATGCTGAAACGCATGA aaatagaCTACAATAATGTTAGTGAAGAAAAATATGGATAA